A single genomic interval of Sporosarcina sp. ANT_H38 harbors:
- a CDS encoding YbbR-like domain-containing protein, with protein MDKFMDNPWFLRFTALFLAIILFFTVQAEEKKGSKAVGDAMDIIREVPVEVYYDNENLVVTGVPETVNMTIEGPANIVQTTKLLKDFTLRVDLSNLPMGKHTVRIQEENISEKLQVRLDPASVTVVIEEKITQSFRVDPELNERLLAEDFNVVNIDVVPATIEVTGAKSVIESISFVKASITGDKVINKSFEQQARVRVLDKDLTKLNVTIVPEQVAVKVEISEYSKEVPITLKSRGAPVSGVTIDTISAVDKTISLSGPRKVLDQIKEFRVDVDVSEVNGQETKVIDLKKPKGVSKMSLDKIKVKVDATVDETVETEVNDTELEVIKPEPPVENVEVTSKEFIDIPVTIKGLNEQFSSTFLKPEDGLVVLTVTGEQDVIDRLEKSDFTVSVDASETTDEGEQNFLVTVEGPPNVQWILSDKEVTMHIELA; from the coding sequence ATGGATAAATTTATGGATAACCCATGGTTTCTTCGTTTCACAGCCTTATTCCTTGCGATAATTCTTTTTTTCACCGTGCAGGCGGAAGAGAAAAAAGGTAGCAAAGCTGTTGGAGATGCGATGGATATCATTCGTGAGGTCCCTGTAGAAGTATATTACGATAATGAAAACTTAGTCGTTACCGGGGTACCGGAAACGGTCAATATGACAATTGAAGGACCCGCGAATATCGTTCAGACTACGAAATTGCTGAAAGACTTCACGTTACGGGTTGATTTATCGAACTTGCCAATGGGCAAGCATACTGTTCGTATTCAAGAGGAAAATATTTCGGAAAAATTGCAGGTGCGGCTTGATCCGGCGTCAGTTACCGTCGTTATCGAAGAGAAAATCACACAATCATTCCGAGTTGACCCTGAACTGAATGAACGTTTGCTTGCTGAAGATTTCAATGTAGTTAATATAGATGTCGTTCCAGCAACCATCGAAGTGACGGGGGCGAAGAGTGTCATTGAATCAATCAGTTTTGTAAAAGCTTCTATAACAGGAGATAAGGTAATTAACAAATCATTCGAGCAACAAGCCCGGGTCCGTGTTCTGGACAAAGATTTGACGAAGCTGAATGTGACGATTGTCCCTGAACAAGTAGCGGTCAAAGTTGAGATTTCCGAATATAGTAAAGAAGTGCCAATTACACTTAAATCACGTGGAGCTCCCGTTTCGGGTGTCACTATCGATACCATTTCAGCTGTTGATAAAACAATTAGTTTATCCGGTCCAAGGAAAGTCTTGGATCAGATTAAAGAATTCAGAGTCGATGTGGATGTATCGGAAGTAAATGGACAAGAAACAAAGGTGATCGATTTGAAAAAACCTAAAGGTGTTTCAAAGATGTCCCTGGATAAAATTAAAGTAAAAGTCGATGCAACAGTCGATGAAACAGTCGAAACAGAAGTGAATGATACAGAATTGGAAGTAATCAAACCTGAACCGCCAGTCGAGAACGTGGAAGTTACTTCGAAGGAATTTATAGATATACCTGTTACGATAAAGGGACTTAATGAACAGTTTTCGAGTACATTTCTGAAACCGGAGGATGGTTTGGTTGTACTAACTGTTACGGGGGAACAAGATGTAATTGATAGATTGGAGAAATCGGATTTCACCGTCTCTGTCGATGCATCTGAAACAACAGATGAAGGAGAACAGAACTTCTTGGTCACGGTTGAAGGACCTCCAAATGTCCAATGGATACTATCAGATAAAGAAGTAA
- the cdaA gene encoding diadenylate cyclase CdaA, translating to MPKWQDLINFSPVEALINIADVLLVWFVFYKLFTIIKGTKAVQLLKGIFVLIIARYLTEYFGLNTLLWMMDQVLMFGFLAIIIIFQPELRRALEQVGRGRLFARSMMQEEEERDRLIEAFVKSVSYMAKRRIGALISIEKETGLSEYIETGTGMDSLITSELLINIFIPNTPLHDGAVIVQRNRIAAAGCYLPLSESAFISKELGTRHRAAIGISEVTDAVTIIVSEETGAVSLTANGDIDRNLDMEEFEARLRRVWFGLTPEKKDTSIWKRRWRRNG from the coding sequence ATGCCCAAATGGCAAGATTTAATCAATTTCAGTCCAGTCGAGGCGCTTATTAATATCGCGGATGTGCTTCTCGTCTGGTTCGTATTCTATAAATTATTTACAATAATAAAAGGAACGAAAGCGGTTCAGCTTTTAAAAGGGATTTTTGTTCTTATCATCGCTCGCTATCTGACCGAGTATTTTGGCCTTAATACGTTGCTATGGATGATGGATCAGGTTCTGATGTTTGGATTTCTGGCTATTATTATTATCTTCCAACCCGAACTGCGGCGTGCACTCGAACAAGTTGGTAGAGGACGGCTATTTGCTCGTTCAATGATGCAGGAAGAAGAGGAACGTGACCGACTGATTGAAGCGTTTGTGAAATCTGTCAGTTATATGGCGAAACGTCGAATTGGAGCGCTTATTTCAATTGAAAAGGAAACAGGTCTAAGTGAATATATTGAAACTGGTACCGGCATGGATTCGCTGATTACATCTGAACTTCTTATAAATATCTTCATCCCAAACACACCGCTTCACGATGGTGCAGTCATTGTCCAGCGTAACCGCATTGCTGCAGCAGGATGCTATTTGCCACTATCTGAGAGTGCGTTCATCTCCAAGGAACTTGGTACACGACATAGAGCAGCCATTGGAATTAGTGAAGTAACGGATGCCGTAACGATTATCGTATCCGAAGAAACGGGAGCAGTAAGTCTTACTGCGAACGGGGATATTGATCGGAATCTTGATATGGAGGAATTTGAAGCACGGCTGCGAAGAGTGTGGTTCGGCTTAACACCTGAAAAGAAGGATACTTCGATTTGGAAGCGGAGGTGGAGAAGAAATGGATAA
- a CDS encoding anti-sigma factor, with protein MDTCPEQIVHYMHAYLDGDISRDEERILKEHLESCKECKEIMNGLTESIAFIGSVAKIKAPDSFVDSVMARLPKEKSQAGAQRWLRKHPFFAAAAMFLVLMSATLFSSYGNDQQFSVTKQPNLIIEGQTVLVPAGETVKGDIVVKNGTLRVEGEVDGDVTVIRGSKFMASTAFVTGKSEEIDKVFDWLWYKMKETAKDIFTPSKDNKEEEE; from the coding sequence ATGGATACGTGTCCGGAACAAATCGTTCACTATATGCACGCGTATTTAGACGGTGATATTAGCCGTGATGAAGAGCGGATATTGAAAGAACATCTAGAGAGCTGCAAAGAATGTAAGGAAATCATGAATGGCCTAACTGAGTCCATTGCTTTTATAGGAAGTGTTGCAAAAATAAAAGCGCCAGACAGCTTTGTGGATAGCGTCATGGCACGACTTCCAAAGGAGAAGTCTCAAGCGGGCGCTCAGCGATGGCTACGAAAACACCCGTTTTTTGCGGCTGCAGCCATGTTTTTAGTACTGATGAGTGCTACACTATTTTCAAGTTACGGAAACGATCAGCAGTTTTCGGTGACGAAACAACCGAATCTAATTATCGAAGGCCAAACGGTACTCGTGCCTGCTGGTGAGACTGTTAAAGGTGACATCGTTGTTAAAAATGGCACACTCCGTGTCGAGGGAGAGGTAGATGGCGACGTAACAGTTATCAGGGGTTCTAAATTTATGGCCTCCACAGCGTTTGTGACTGGAAAGAGCGAAGAAATCGACAAAGTGTTTGACTGGCTCTGGTATAAAATGAAAGAAACAGCTAAGGACATCTTTACGCCTTCAAAAGATAACAAGGAAGAAGAGGAGTAA
- the sigW gene encoding RNA polymerase sigma factor SigW: MDELINKRVNEVLKGDQNAFEEVVTLFQHRLYQVCYRMLGNAQEAEDIAQEAFVRAYINIHTFDQKRKFSTWLFRIATNLCIDRIRKKKPDYYLDANVPGTDGLNMYSQIAASGELPEEEVERMELQDRIHYEIGRLPDKYRSVIILRYIEELPLQEIGDILELPLGTVKTRVHRGREALRKQMGNV; this comes from the coding sequence TTGGATGAACTGATCAATAAACGAGTAAATGAAGTCCTGAAAGGCGATCAAAATGCATTTGAAGAAGTAGTGACTTTATTTCAGCATCGCTTATACCAAGTGTGTTACAGGATGCTTGGGAACGCACAAGAGGCAGAAGATATCGCGCAAGAAGCATTCGTCCGTGCCTATATCAATATCCATACTTTCGATCAAAAGCGGAAGTTTTCAACATGGCTGTTTCGGATAGCAACGAATTTATGCATTGACCGGATCCGAAAAAAGAAACCCGATTATTATCTCGATGCGAATGTACCAGGTACAGATGGACTGAATATGTATTCGCAGATTGCTGCATCTGGTGAGTTGCCTGAAGAGGAAGTCGAAAGAATGGAATTACAGGATCGCATTCATTACGAAATCGGAAGGCTTCCTGATAAATACCGTTCGGTCATCATTTTAAGGTATATTGAAGAATTGCCGTTGCAAGAGATCGGTGACATTTTGGAATTACCGCTAGGGACCGTAAAGACCCGTGTCCACAGAGGGCGGGAAGCGCTTAGGAAACAGATGGGGAATGTGTAG
- the rocF gene encoding arginase, which produces MEHLKISLIGVPLDFGQSRRGVDMGPSAIRYAGAVGRIESIGHQVTDEGDVQVSAVERKKHNDSNLKNLDEVIQATTELAQKVAKVVEAGRFPLVLGGDHSIAIGTLAGLSDKYKNLGVIWYDAHADFNTAETSPSGNIHGMPLAVSVGLGHESLVNIHNEGQKVKPENVVIIGARSVDPEERQLIKEQGVKVFTMHEIDRYGMTAVMEDALIYLRSREVDGVHLSLDLDGLDPLYTPGVGTPVPGGISYRESHLAMEMLEDSGMITSAEFVEVNPILDEKNKTADVAVGLMGSLFGEKLL; this is translated from the coding sequence ATGGAACATTTGAAGATTTCTTTAATAGGTGTACCACTTGATTTTGGACAAAGTCGTCGTGGGGTGGATATGGGTCCAAGCGCAATCCGATATGCAGGTGCTGTAGGAAGAATTGAATCGATTGGCCATCAGGTGACGGATGAGGGCGATGTTCAGGTAAGTGCAGTGGAGCGAAAAAAACACAATGATTCTAATCTGAAAAACTTAGATGAAGTTATTCAAGCAACTACTGAGCTGGCGCAAAAAGTGGCGAAAGTTGTGGAAGCAGGTAGATTCCCACTTGTTTTAGGAGGGGATCATAGTATTGCTATTGGAACACTCGCTGGCCTTTCGGACAAGTACAAAAACCTTGGCGTCATTTGGTATGACGCGCATGCAGATTTTAATACTGCAGAGACATCGCCTTCCGGTAATATTCACGGCATGCCACTTGCAGTAAGTGTTGGACTAGGACATGAAAGTCTCGTAAATATACATAATGAAGGTCAAAAAGTAAAACCAGAGAATGTTGTAATCATAGGCGCACGTTCTGTGGATCCAGAAGAACGTCAATTGATCAAGGAACAAGGCGTCAAAGTCTTCACGATGCATGAAATCGATCGCTACGGAATGACGGCGGTTATGGAAGACGCCCTTATCTATTTACGTTCACGTGAAGTCGACGGTGTCCACTTGTCTCTTGACTTGGATGGCCTCGATCCGCTGTATACACCAGGAGTTGGAACGCCGGTGCCGGGTGGAATCAGTTATCGAGAAAGCCATCTTGCAATGGAAATGCTGGAAGATTCGGGTATGATTACTTCGGCTGAATTTGTAGAAGTAAATCCAATTCTGGATGAAAAGAATAAAACAGCTGATGTTGCGGTGGGTTTAATGGGTTCACTGTTTGGAGAAAAACTACTTTAA
- a CDS encoding bifunctional diguanylate cyclase/phosphodiesterase produces the protein MQVDNKMIDDLIRHNSSHSAEKILRDIAYALDQSAIVAITDRTGKIVYVNELFTKIAQYSMEELIGVDHRIINSGFHPSKFFKEMWATIGQGNTWHGEICNKAKDGSYYWVDTTIVPFLNDKGKPYQYISIRHDITEIKESERMIRDLAYNDQLTSLPNRTSFQKMFQQEIEVAKKQGTNRACVYMNVDRLRYVNDSLGHEAGDYILSVIAKRLKMFLRDSTIIGRLSGDEFALLLLDIHDTQHAEQLAKEVKRYVEEPIEVKDQMHTPSLSFGIALYPEHAKKPTELAMKAEKALAIAREHGGGGCEMYQPGTASKTLERILLENELRKSVHLGHLHLDYQPKVNLKTGEMIGVEALVRWNHPDLGRIPPDKFIPLAEETKIIIPLGEWVLREACGQAKKWQDSGYKTFRVAVNMSAVQLEEPTILNTIKTILNETGITTDLIEIELTESAFADREDMQGRIREIRALGITVSIDDFGTGYSTFSYIKELPADTIKIDMSFVRDIHLNEDSQAIVRAIVTLADTVGLNVIAEGVECEEQVTILTELGCREGQGYYYSKPTSPDTCEQFMEKKP, from the coding sequence ATGCAAGTAGATAATAAAATGATAGATGATTTGATTCGCCATAATAGTAGTCATAGTGCTGAGAAAATACTGAGGGACATTGCCTATGCTCTTGATCAGTCAGCTATCGTTGCTATTACGGACCGTACGGGAAAAATAGTATATGTAAACGAGCTTTTTACGAAAATAGCACAATACAGCATGGAGGAACTAATAGGAGTCGACCATCGGATTATCAATTCCGGTTTTCATCCTTCGAAGTTTTTCAAAGAGATGTGGGCGACAATAGGCCAGGGAAATACATGGCATGGTGAAATTTGTAATAAAGCCAAAGATGGGTCTTATTATTGGGTCGATACGACCATCGTTCCGTTTTTAAATGATAAAGGAAAGCCGTATCAATATATTTCCATCCGCCATGACATTACTGAAATTAAAGAGTCTGAGCGAATGATTCGTGATCTTGCTTATAATGATCAACTAACTAGCTTACCTAATAGGACGTCATTTCAGAAGATGTTCCAGCAAGAAATAGAAGTGGCAAAAAAGCAGGGAACAAATCGTGCTTGTGTTTATATGAATGTCGACCGTCTCCGCTATGTTAATGATTCGCTTGGACATGAGGCGGGAGATTATATATTGTCCGTCATTGCGAAGAGATTAAAGATGTTTTTAAGAGACAGTACTATTATTGGCAGACTTTCGGGTGATGAGTTTGCATTACTTTTGTTAGATATACATGATACGCAACACGCTGAACAGTTGGCAAAAGAAGTTAAGCGATATGTTGAGGAACCTATTGAAGTAAAAGATCAAATGCACACTCCATCTTTAAGTTTCGGGATTGCTTTATACCCTGAACATGCAAAAAAACCTACAGAGCTTGCAATGAAAGCGGAAAAAGCCCTTGCTATCGCCAGAGAGCATGGCGGCGGAGGATGTGAGATGTACCAGCCTGGGACAGCTTCCAAAACATTGGAACGAATCTTACTGGAGAATGAGTTGAGGAAAAGCGTCCATCTGGGTCATCTCCATCTTGATTATCAGCCTAAAGTGAACTTGAAGACGGGAGAAATGATAGGTGTTGAAGCGTTAGTACGCTGGAATCATCCTGATCTTGGCAGGATTCCACCCGATAAGTTCATTCCCCTGGCGGAAGAGACAAAAATCATCATACCTCTAGGTGAATGGGTGCTGCGTGAAGCTTGTGGACAGGCAAAGAAATGGCAGGATAGTGGATATAAGACTTTTCGTGTTGCAGTCAATATGTCAGCAGTACAATTGGAAGAACCGACAATCTTGAATACCATTAAGACAATACTTAATGAAACGGGTATTACAACAGATTTGATTGAAATCGAATTAACTGAAAGTGCATTTGCTGATAGGGAAGACATGCAGGGAAGAATTCGTGAGATAAGGGCATTGGGTATTACGGTGTCCATCGATGACTTCGGAACAGGTTATAGTACGTTTAGTTATATCAAAGAACTACCAGCTGATACGATTAAAATCGATATGTCCTTTGTACGAGATATACATCTAAATGAAGATAGCCAGGCAATCGTCAGGGCTATTGTAACTTTAGCAGATACAGTAGGCTTGAACGTGATTGCGGAAGGTGTTGAGTGCGAAGAGCAAGTGACTATCCTGACGGAATTAGGTTGTCGCGAGGGCCAAGGGTATTATTATAGTAAGCCAACGTCGCCAGATACCTGTGAACAGTTCATGGAAAAGAAGCCATAA
- a CDS encoding KinB-signaling pathway activation protein — protein sequence MTIRNWVKFFFTALLIGGFVTAVVGLIVRWEFFSQYLSNSEYGQFIGAFLWMIFLGFTMSVVAQMGFFAYLTVHQFGVNIFKTLTLWNWVQLLIITIVLFDLVFFRFQLTSGETGRTVLYLGLLATLVGVSAVTAYFKAKLTKKHTLISALFFMIVITTLEWLPALMVRSGNIDSWVTILLFPLLAVNAYQILVLPKFNKQSDEDKVRLEERREARGKATKSAKVK from the coding sequence GTGACAATACGAAATTGGGTCAAATTCTTTTTTACAGCATTACTAATCGGAGGTTTCGTGACGGCAGTTGTAGGACTAATTGTTCGTTGGGAATTCTTCTCTCAATATTTATCGAATAGCGAATACGGTCAATTCATAGGTGCGTTTCTCTGGATGATTTTCCTTGGATTCACGATGAGTGTCGTTGCGCAAATGGGTTTCTTTGCTTATTTAACGGTCCATCAATTCGGCGTAAATATTTTCAAGACACTTACGTTATGGAACTGGGTTCAGCTTCTAATCATTACAATTGTCCTGTTTGACCTTGTTTTCTTCAGATTCCAATTGACGTCAGGTGAGACGGGACGTACAGTTTTGTACCTTGGATTACTGGCAACACTTGTGGGTGTTTCCGCTGTAACCGCCTATTTTAAAGCGAAATTGACGAAGAAACACACGCTCATTTCAGCACTGTTTTTCATGATTGTTATTACAACACTTGAATGGTTACCAGCGTTAATGGTGCGTTCAGGAAATATTGATTCATGGGTAACGATCCTGTTATTCCCACTTCTTGCTGTGAATGCTTATCAAATCTTAGTACTACCGAAGTTCAACAAGCAGTCGGATGAAGATAAGGTGAGATTGGAAGAACGCAGAGAAGCACGTGGGAAAGCTACGAAATCTGCTAAAGTAAAATGA
- the gerD gene encoding spore germination lipoprotein GerD produces MKKRIGLFLFSVLLLTGCSTQQATPSYDEMKKMVTDALQTEEGKKAVRQMFSDPEFKELIILEQPEVKKSIEDALLSKKGEEFWKKTFEDPKFTETVAKSMKKQQQDIMQQLMDDSSFQKQLEEFFAQPDMLKQLETVTQSANMKKHLEKVVEETINSPLMQTKWQELILKAGESESEDSGGGGGEEEKPEKSKSGEGK; encoded by the coding sequence ATGAAAAAAAGAATTGGTCTATTCCTATTTTCGGTCCTTTTATTGACTGGATGTAGCACGCAACAGGCTACTCCGTCCTATGATGAAATGAAAAAAATGGTGACGGATGCTCTTCAGACGGAGGAGGGAAAAAAAGCGGTGCGGCAAATGTTTTCCGATCCAGAGTTCAAGGAACTAATTATTTTGGAACAACCCGAAGTAAAGAAATCCATTGAAGACGCCCTTCTTTCTAAAAAAGGAGAAGAATTCTGGAAGAAAACGTTTGAAGATCCAAAGTTCACTGAAACCGTTGCCAAAAGTATGAAGAAACAGCAACAGGATATCATGCAACAACTGATGGATGATTCATCATTCCAAAAACAGTTGGAAGAATTTTTTGCCCAGCCTGATATGTTAAAACAGTTAGAAACTGTAACACAATCAGCGAATATGAAAAAACATCTTGAAAAGGTTGTTGAAGAAACCATTAACAGCCCTTTGATGCAAACGAAATGGCAAGAACTTATTCTGAAAGCAGGTGAATCGGAATCAGAGGATAGTGGTGGTGGTGGTGGAGAAGAAGAAAAACCAGAGAAAAGTAAAAGTGGAGAAGGCAAATAG
- a CDS encoding Mrp/NBP35 family ATP-binding protein, with the protein MMNEEAVRELLGQLKDPFLHKTLVETSGITGVTIKPEKNHVSVKIAIAKINTAEQMGLQTQVVDTLKGAGADSVGIRFEELSAEVLEQFRGKVTESEAQDLLSPLNDVEFISIASGKGGVGKSTVSVNLAVALARLGKKVGLIDADIYGFSVPDMMGVTDLPVVRGDRIIPVERLGVKVISMGFFVEDNAPVVWRGPMLGKALDQFFRDVEWGNLDYLFLDLPPGTGDVALDIHQMIPTSKEIVVTTPHPTAAFVAARAGAMALQTDHELLGVIENMSWFASKTTGEREFVFGQGGGVKLAEQLRTELLGQIPLGQPDWDEEDFAPSVYAEDHPIGKIYMDIAENVIKKTTKQ; encoded by the coding sequence ATGATGAATGAAGAAGCAGTACGTGAGTTGTTAGGACAGCTGAAAGATCCGTTTTTACATAAAACGCTTGTGGAGACGAGTGGGATTACAGGCGTAACAATCAAGCCTGAGAAGAACCATGTCAGCGTGAAGATTGCTATCGCTAAAATTAACACCGCTGAACAGATGGGTCTTCAAACGCAAGTAGTCGATACATTGAAAGGAGCAGGTGCTGATTCTGTCGGTATCCGTTTCGAAGAATTATCGGCAGAAGTGCTGGAACAGTTCCGTGGGAAAGTGACGGAATCAGAAGCGCAAGATTTGTTGTCACCGCTGAATGACGTTGAATTTATTTCAATTGCGTCAGGTAAAGGCGGCGTTGGTAAATCGACTGTATCGGTCAACCTCGCTGTAGCGCTTGCACGACTCGGTAAAAAGGTCGGTTTAATTGACGCGGATATTTATGGCTTTAGTGTACCAGATATGATGGGTGTAACTGACTTGCCAGTTGTTCGCGGTGACCGGATTATCCCGGTAGAACGTCTCGGTGTAAAAGTAATTTCTATGGGCTTCTTCGTTGAGGATAACGCACCTGTTGTATGGCGCGGCCCGATGCTTGGGAAAGCACTTGACCAATTCTTCCGTGACGTTGAGTGGGGAAATCTTGACTACTTATTCCTCGACTTGCCACCTGGTACAGGGGACGTTGCGCTAGATATTCATCAGATGATTCCGACGTCTAAAGAAATTGTTGTAACGACTCCGCATCCAACAGCTGCATTCGTTGCTGCGCGTGCAGGAGCAATGGCACTTCAGACAGATCATGAATTGCTTGGTGTTATTGAAAATATGTCTTGGTTCGCATCTAAAACGACAGGTGAACGCGAATTCGTATTCGGCCAGGGGGGCGGCGTAAAATTAGCTGAGCAACTCCGCACAGAGTTGCTTGGACAAATTCCGCTAGGTCAACCGGATTGGGATGAAGAAGATTTTGCTCCTTCCGTCTATGCAGAAGATCACCCTATCGGGAAAATTTACATGGACATTGCGGAGAATGTTATTAAAAAAACTACGAAACAATAA
- a CDS encoding N-acetylmuramoyl-L-alanine amidase, giving the protein MKRWLVVCLLFVCSLGIVMYGVNASSDRNFFMPAELGGVKILIDPGHGGMDGGASSDDVVERDITLSISHELRERLEKKGATVIMTRTKDGDAIAEHAPTEQFRTTRERKMADLKLRESIAINEKPDMFISVHVNAIPEERWRGSQVFYHPGGDPNGEFLAKAIQESFRTNLKNTERVAMAIKGVYLLKKVPTPAVLVETGFLSNNEERALLTDSTYQGKVADAIMEGIVEFHTAEEK; this is encoded by the coding sequence GTGAAACGGTGGCTTGTGGTCTGTTTATTATTTGTGTGTTCTCTTGGGATTGTCATGTATGGTGTCAATGCTTCGTCAGATCGGAATTTTTTCATGCCCGCAGAGCTTGGTGGTGTGAAGATTCTGATCGATCCAGGACATGGAGGGATGGATGGAGGTGCTTCATCCGATGATGTCGTAGAACGTGATATAACACTGAGTATTTCCCATGAATTGAGGGAGCGTCTCGAAAAGAAAGGGGCGACAGTTATCATGACGCGGACGAAAGATGGCGACGCGATAGCTGAACATGCGCCGACTGAGCAGTTCCGAACGACCCGCGAACGCAAAATGGCTGATTTGAAATTGAGGGAGAGCATCGCAATCAATGAAAAGCCTGACATGTTCATCAGTGTTCACGTTAATGCGATACCTGAGGAAAGATGGCGGGGTTCGCAAGTGTTTTATCATCCAGGGGGAGATCCTAACGGTGAATTTCTGGCAAAAGCCATTCAAGAATCATTCCGAACTAATTTGAAAAATACGGAACGAGTAGCAATGGCGATTAAGGGTGTTTACTTGTTGAAGAAAGTACCGACTCCAGCGGTTCTCGTTGAAACAGGTTTTCTGTCAAACAATGAAGAAAGAGCCCTACTGACTGATTCTACTTATCAAGGTAAAGTGGCTGATGCAATCATGGAAGGAATTGTAGAATTTCATACTGCAGAAGAAAAGTAA
- a CDS encoding rhodanese-like domain-containing protein, with translation MKEITTTELQQLLEQGEQLNLVDVREADEVATGMIPGAIHIPLGDVPVRMSELDSSKSYILVCRSSGRSGRAQEFLADEGYDVTNMVGGMLQWKGDTE, from the coding sequence ATGAAAGAAATTACGACAACTGAACTACAGCAATTGTTGGAACAAGGAGAACAACTGAATCTTGTAGACGTGCGCGAGGCGGATGAAGTGGCAACAGGAATGATTCCTGGCGCAATTCACATCCCTCTAGGTGACGTACCGGTGCGTATGAGCGAACTTGATAGCTCCAAGTCATACATTCTCGTCTGTCGCTCAAGTGGCCGTAGTGGGCGTGCACAAGAGTTCCTTGCGGATGAAGGTTATGATGTAACAAACATGGTAGGCGGCATGCTCCAATGGAAAGGCGATACTGAATAA
- a CDS encoding lactonase family protein, whose product MIKQYDVFVGCYGSEEEDLIHWLSFDSDNGELHKTASISGIENPSFVTLHPSLNRLYAVSEVEKGQIVSYEIDFSNASLIELNRQSAHGHGPCYSEVKDSGFLFTANYGEGNVIVQPLTEAGTIECVTDIHDYSETAASLGVKSHPHTVRNIPGTNRYVVADLGTNRLIVYEFDEDQAKLVFVDETLTGDQSGPRHVTFHPSLPIIYVINELDSSILTYSFKQDGGSLKQIQKVKTIPNEYTGENYCADIHVAPSGLFLYASNRGHHSIASFIVSTDGTLRVLDNIPSGGEWPRSFVIVPDGKFLLVANEHTNQINIMRIHEDGLLSDTGKSYLVNRPVCVTIIDRESLNL is encoded by the coding sequence TTGATAAAACAATATGATGTTTTCGTAGGCTGCTATGGTAGCGAAGAAGAGGATCTAATTCACTGGTTGAGCTTTGACTCAGACAATGGAGAGTTACACAAAACGGCCTCGATCTCAGGTATTGAGAATCCGTCATTTGTCACCCTGCACCCTTCTCTTAACAGACTGTATGCAGTAAGTGAAGTGGAAAAAGGGCAAATTGTCAGTTATGAAATAGACTTCTCAAATGCGAGTCTAATTGAATTAAACCGGCAGTCTGCCCATGGGCACGGTCCTTGTTACAGCGAGGTAAAAGATAGTGGATTTTTGTTCACTGCAAATTATGGAGAAGGAAATGTGATTGTTCAGCCACTAACCGAAGCGGGGACTATTGAGTGTGTAACAGATATCCATGACTATTCAGAGACTGCCGCTTCGCTTGGGGTTAAATCACATCCCCATACAGTTAGAAATATTCCGGGCACAAATAGGTATGTAGTAGCTGATTTGGGGACGAATCGCTTAATCGTATATGAATTTGATGAAGACCAAGCAAAGTTGGTTTTTGTGGATGAGACTTTGACAGGGGATCAATCAGGTCCGCGTCATGTAACCTTTCATCCATCGTTACCAATAATTTATGTGATAAATGAACTGGATTCCTCTATTTTGACCTACTCATTCAAGCAGGATGGAGGAAGTCTGAAGCAGATTCAGAAAGTAAAAACCATCCCTAATGAATATACAGGGGAAAATTATTGTGCGGACATTCATGTTGCCCCATCGGGTTTGTTTCTCTATGCATCAAACCGAGGACATCACTCAATTGCATCGTTCATTGTTTCAACGGACGGGACGCTCCGAGTATTAGACAATATCCCTTCTGGAGGAGAGTGGCCTCGAAGCTTTGTAATTGTGCCAGACGGCAAGTTTTTATTGGTTGCAAATGAGCATACGAATCAGATTAATATAATGAGAATTCACGAGGATGGACTATTGAGTGATACTGGGAAATCTTATTTAGTTAATCGCCCTGTATGCGTGACCATTATTGATAGGGAAAGTCTGAATCTATAA